A genomic segment from Salvia splendens isolate huo1 chromosome 13, SspV2, whole genome shotgun sequence encodes:
- the LOC121760708 gene encoding pectinesterase inhibitor-like: MNGSTRMFHLVTIFVALAVALLNKCQADLISDFCVKSNNPTLCTNTLRSDPRSKGADARGMATIAIKKAEEATQASINVAKSLLNSGNKEIISTCIENFSSAVANIKECESLLNRRDIGTLRSIGSTALTDVGTWSDEFGANEPPKLKEASGKADTFVQLLLIIANSL, translated from the coding sequence aTGAATGGAAGTACAAGAATGTTTCATCTTGTTACGATATTTGTTGCACTTGCAGTTGCGTTGTTAAATAAATGTCAAGCTGATTTGATTAGCGATTTTTGCGTGAAATCAAACAATCCTACTTTATGTACCAATACTTTGAGATCCGATCCTCGATCCAAAGGGGCGGATGCTCGAGGCATGGCTACAATTGCAATCAAGAAGGCAGAAGAGGCCACACAAGCCTCCATAAATGTGGCAAAATCACTATTGAACAGTGGCAACAAAGAAATTATCAGCACGTGCATCGAGAATTTCAGTAGCGCTGTAGCTAACATCAAGGAGTGCGAGTCACTATTAAATAGACGTGACATTGGTACACTACGATCCATAGGCTCGACTGCTTTAACCGATGTTGGTACTTGGAGTGATGAATTTGGAGCAAATGAGCCACCAAAGTTGAAAGAAGCAAGTGGAAAGGCCGACACCTTTGTTCAATTGCTTCTAATAATTGCTAATTCCTTGTAA
- the LOC121761092 gene encoding uncharacterized protein LOC121761092 — translation MPLKRFQKPDAASQAEKYLKKMGLGKEDHHFWKQVGKALISTYALFGAVWFLNETSPFGWWTLKPMPKEEKELAHLYERREFPYPGDAEAMEEFVAKGGMIGTTIGPKGIIETDKDSYNFQKDLQDKKLDQEAMKLWMRMRNEVLSELQQKGFDVE, via the exons ATGCCTCTGAAACGATTTCAAAAGCCCGACGCAG CGTCCCAAGCAGAGAAATACCTGAAAAAAATGGGGCTTGGAAAGGAAGACCATCATTTCTGGAAGCAAGTAGGCAAAGCTCTGATAAGCACTTATGCTCTGTTTGGAGCAGTGTGGTTTCTGAACGAGACGTCACCGTTTGGGTGGTGGACGCTGAAGCCGATGCCAAAGGAGGAGAAGGAGCTGGCCCACCTGTACGAGCGCCGCGAGTTCCCTTACCCGGGTGATGCAGAGGCGATGGAGGAGTTCGTTGCCAAGGGAGGGATGATCGGGACCACCATCGGCCCTAAAGGGATCATCGAAACGGATAAAGATTCGTACAATTTTCAGAAGGATTTGCAGGACAAGAAGCTGGATCAAGAGGCTATGAAGCtgtggatgaggatgaggaATGAGGTTCTATCTGAGCTGCAACAGAAAGGATTTGATGTTGAATGA
- the LOC121762709 gene encoding protein NRT1/ PTR FAMILY 8.1-like: MAEDDSYTKDGTVDFRGNPAKRSETGTWKACPYILGNECCERLAYYGMSSNLVVYFKKHLNQHSTTASNNVTNWGGTCYITPLIGAFLADAYLGRYYTIALFSIIYVIGMTLLTLSASIPGLRPACHGKDDCHATTIQSVVCFIALYLIALGTGGIKPCVSSFGADQFEDNDEVEKKHKSSFFNWFYFSINVGALVAASVLVWVQMNVGWNWGFGIPTVAMAIAVVFFFSGTRLYRNQKPGGSPLTRICQVLVASFRKYHVEVPANEESLYETGDADSAIKGSRKLEHTKDFRFLDKAAVQTESDIVKGLVDPWRLCTVTQVEELKAIIRLLPVWATGIIFSTVYGQMGTLFVLQGLTMYTKMGNRGFEIPEASLGIFDTLSVLFWVPIYDRLIVPVSRKLTGHKNGITQLQRMGIGLFISIFSMLSAGILEVIRLSYVRRHNLYELDKIDISIFWQVPQYFIIGCAEVFFFIGQLEFFYEQAPDAMRSLCSALQLTTVALGSYLSTLLVTIVTKISTRHGKPGWIPDNLNHGHLHYFYWLLAGLSVLNLGIFMLVAKWYTYKKPLGTLR; this comes from the exons ATGGCGGAGGATGATTCGTACACTAAAGATGGGACGGTTGATTTCCGCGGTAATCCTGCAAAGAGGAGCGAGACGGGAACATGGAAAGCTTGCCCTTATATTTTAG GCAATGAATGCTGTGAGCGGTTGGCATACTATGGGATGAGCTCCAATCTGGTGGTCTATTTCAAGAAGCACCTCAACCAACACAGCACCACTGCTTCCAACAATGTCACCAATTGGGGAGGGACGTGCTACATAACACCACTCATTGGAGCCTTTCTGGCCGATGCATATCTTGGAAGATATTACACAATTGCACTGTTTTCCATCATATATGTTATT GGGATGACATTGTTGACACTATCAGCATCAATCCCAGGCCTGAGACCAGCTTGCCATGGGAAAGACGATTGCCATGCAACAACCATACAATCTGTAGTATGTTTCATTGCACTCTACTTGATAGCCCTCGGGACAGGTGGGATCAAGCCATGCGTCTCCTCCTTTGGAGCGGATCAATTTGAGGACAATGACGAGGTTGAGAAGAAGCACAAAAGCTCCTTCTTCAACTGGTTCTATTTCTCGATCAATGTTGGTGCCTTGGTTGCTGCTTCTGTCCTAGTTTGGGTGCAAATGAACGTCGGCTGGAACTGGGGGTTTGGCATCCCCACAGTGGCCATGGCAATAGCTGTTGTGTTCTTCTTCTCAGGCACTCGTTTGTACCGGAATCAAAAACCAGGGGGAAGCCCCCTTACACGTATCTGCCAAGTTCTGGTAGCATCTTTCAGGAAGTATCATGTTGAGGTTCCTGCTAACGAGGAGTCATTGTATGAAACCGGTGATGCTGATTCTGCGATCAAGGGAAGCCGGAAGCTCGAGCATACCAAAGATTTTAG ATTCTTAGACAAGGCTGCAGTGCAGACGGAATCAGACATAGTAAAGGGCTTGGTGGATCCGTGGAGGCTCTGCACGGTGACACAAGTGGAGGAGCTGAAGGCCATCATACGCCTTCTTCCAGTATGGGCAACCGGGATCATCTTTTCCACGGTATATGGCCAAATGGGCACTTTGTTTGTGTTGCAAGGGTTAACAATGTATACAAAGATGGGGAATAGGGGATTTGAAATCCCGGAAGCGTCTCTGGGCATCTTTGACACTCTCAGCGTGCTTTTCTGGGTCCCCATATACGACAGGCTCATCGTTCCTGTATCCAGAAAGCTCACCGGGCACAAGAATGGGATCACTCAGCTCCAAAGAATGGGGATTGGCCTCTTCATCTCCATCTTCTCCATGCTCTCGGCTGGGATTCTCGAGGTCATCAGGCTAAGCTATGTCAGAAGGCACAACTTGTACGAGCTGGATAAAATAGACATATCGATTTTCTGGCAGGTTCCTCAGTATTTCATCATAGGGTGTGCAGAGGTGTTCTTTTTCATAGGGCAGCTTGAGTTCTTCTACGAGCAAGCGCCTGATGCTATGAGAAGCTTATGCTCTGCCCTTCAGCTCACGACCGTGGCTCTTGGTAGCTATCTGAGCACTCTGCTGGTGACTATCGTAACCAAAATCAGCACGCGCCATGGGAAGCCCGGGTGGATACCGGACAACCTCAACCACGGCCACCTCCACTACTTCTACTGGCTCCTGGCCGGGCTGAGCGTGCTCAATCTGGGCATCTTCATGTTGGTTGCCAAGTGGTACACGTACAAGAAGCCGCTTGGAACGCTTCGTTGA